In the genome of Petrotoga sp. 9PWA.NaAc.5.4, one region contains:
- a CDS encoding carbohydrate ABC transporter permease — protein sequence MKNLSRKNLITLLLPSFLFIIFVFAVPIFYSIFISLHHYNILLPYHPFVGFKNYIKLFQDSVFWSSLKITLYFVVVAVTIELSLGMLIAHLLNQDFKGRKFLRVILMVPWAVPWVVNGIMWKWIYNSEFGVLNKLLLQIGIIEKNIQWLGKPFLALNMMIFADVWKETPFIAILFLAGLQAIPIDYYEAAEIEGANSWVKFCRITLPLLKPVTFVALSLRTIWAFKSFDLIYALTQGGPSQGTNLLNFYIYQTTFSHLDFGYGATLSLVLTIIILVITLLFYKFILTEEE from the coding sequence ATGAAAAACCTTTCCAGAAAAAATCTAATAACCTTGTTGTTACCAAGTTTTCTCTTTATAATTTTTGTATTTGCGGTACCAATTTTTTATAGTATTTTCATTAGCCTTCATCATTATAATATTCTACTTCCTTACCATCCTTTTGTAGGCTTCAAAAATTATATAAAATTATTTCAAGACAGTGTTTTTTGGTCTTCATTGAAAATTACTCTTTATTTCGTTGTTGTAGCTGTAACAATTGAGCTAAGTCTAGGAATGTTGATAGCTCATCTATTAAATCAGGATTTCAAAGGTAGGAAGTTTTTGCGCGTGATTCTTATGGTACCATGGGCAGTTCCCTGGGTTGTAAATGGCATTATGTGGAAATGGATATATAACAGTGAGTTTGGTGTTCTTAATAAGTTACTACTTCAAATAGGCATCATTGAGAAGAATATCCAATGGTTAGGGAAACCTTTCCTGGCGCTAAATATGATGATTTTTGCTGATGTTTGGAAAGAGACACCTTTTATCGCTATTTTGTTTTTAGCCGGGTTGCAGGCAATTCCTATAGACTACTACGAAGCTGCTGAAATAGAAGGTGCAAATAGTTGGGTGAAATTTTGTCGTATCACTCTTCCTCTCTTGAAACCTGTCACCTTTGTTGCTTTATCTTTAAGAACTATCTGGGCTTTTAAAAGTTTTGATCTTATCTACGCACTAACTCAAGGAGGACCTTCGCAGGGAACGAATCTCTTAAATTTTTATATTTATCAAACAACCTTTAGTCATCTAGATTTTGGATATGGTGCAACTCTTTCTCTTGTTCTAACTATCATTATATTAGTTATAACTTTATTATTCTATAAATTTATTCTTACAGAGGAGGAATGA
- a CDS encoding substrate-binding domain-containing protein — translation MSKKLVICISTVLLIIAFIVMRYMIMVGSILFIVGIVGNIFAIFFSDKDKEKDIQLIYNKIKSKDLLEDESAKILEKENSKLYYLFNEFTKIIRDFKSSIEEMINLSKVVTETANESSLLSQNLIDINNFIVEGAERQAIDDENVTKDLVELTNNFDKMLNNINEIENEINKLKEKSDIGISNISLSMKESEEIQRAFSETIQIEQALKDSVNNAYKVITTIDSLAERINLVSLNAAIEAARAGEAGRGFSVVAEEIRNLAEQSNNLVQEIGVTLKLVNEKVDSTIELINHLDEKANSQLDVNKKVHDTFKEIYFAIADSINQLLVLKESVLELGDIKDSVISFITSIASLSQEFAASTEEAQSISEMQKESNRVLFDLAERLMKAIQVVSTEISDYNIEIHEKKVKKIGFVHLLPQDHPFIFEMIKNGQKTAERYGYEFLVNCPEAGAQRFEAQLEKIRELERKGINYLILTPADSERFVPLINELDEKGIKTICVDSDCHNSRRLSFIGTDNYTAGIKMGQVIAKHLKNKDKGDVIISMPDKNRANIVDRLKGIEDELKKYNTIKIVDMDYGKVNTAERIKNLEELIRKYPHFDLMAGLDAQFCEIVEVLRRKINLKDKIFIGFDNIPKNIELLEKGVVDAIVAQRQELFINIAIRKIHSYEEGKPEIDIELLDTYEINKINVNALLALKKER, via the coding sequence ATGTCCAAAAAGCTAGTTATCTGTATTTCGACAGTCTTATTAATCATTGCCTTTATCGTAATGCGTTATATGATCATGGTTGGAAGTATCTTGTTTATAGTAGGTATAGTAGGTAATATCTTTGCAATCTTTTTCTCAGACAAAGATAAAGAAAAAGATATACAACTGATATACAACAAGATAAAAAGCAAAGATCTTTTAGAAGACGAATCAGCAAAAATTCTAGAAAAAGAAAATTCAAAGCTCTATTATCTCTTTAATGAATTTACTAAAATTATCAGAGATTTCAAATCTTCTATAGAAGAAATGATAAATCTTTCCAAAGTTGTAACAGAAACTGCAAATGAATCTTCTCTGCTTTCTCAAAACCTTATCGATATCAATAATTTTATAGTTGAAGGCGCAGAAAGACAAGCAATAGATGATGAAAATGTTACAAAAGATCTCGTAGAATTAACTAACAATTTTGATAAAATGCTTAACAATATTAATGAGATAGAAAATGAAATCAACAAACTTAAAGAAAAAAGTGATATTGGTATATCAAATATATCATTATCGATGAAAGAAAGCGAAGAAATTCAAAGGGCCTTTTCTGAAACTATTCAAATTGAACAAGCTCTAAAAGATAGTGTAAATAATGCGTATAAAGTTATAACTACTATCGATTCACTAGCAGAGAGAATCAATTTAGTTTCGCTCAATGCGGCTATAGAGGCTGCAAGAGCAGGAGAAGCTGGTAGAGGTTTTTCTGTTGTTGCAGAAGAGATTAGAAATTTAGCAGAGCAAAGTAACAACCTTGTTCAAGAGATAGGAGTAACTTTGAAATTAGTTAATGAAAAAGTTGATTCTACCATTGAATTAATAAATCATCTAGACGAAAAAGCTAATTCTCAACTCGATGTAAACAAAAAGGTTCACGACACTTTTAAAGAGATATACTTTGCAATAGCTGATTCAATAAATCAGCTCTTAGTACTAAAGGAAAGTGTTTTAGAATTGGGCGATATAAAAGACTCTGTAATTAGCTTCATAACCAGTATTGCTTCGCTCTCCCAGGAATTTGCTGCATCTACCGAAGAAGCCCAATCGATTAGTGAAATGCAAAAAGAATCCAACCGTGTTCTTTTTGATCTTGCTGAAAGATTAATGAAAGCCATTCAAGTAGTTAGTACTGAGATTAGCGATTACAACATAGAAATTCATGAAAAGAAAGTAAAAAAGATAGGTTTCGTTCATCTGCTACCCCAGGATCATCCTTTTATTTTCGAAATGATTAAAAATGGCCAAAAAACAGCTGAAAGATATGGATATGAATTTTTGGTTAATTGCCCTGAAGCGGGAGCTCAGAGATTTGAAGCTCAATTAGAAAAGATAAGAGAACTTGAAAGAAAAGGAATCAACTATTTAATATTAACCCCTGCTGACAGCGAACGTTTTGTCCCCCTAATCAACGAATTAGACGAAAAAGGTATTAAAACTATATGTGTTGATTCTGACTGCCACAACAGCAGGAGATTAAGTTTTATTGGCACAGATAACTATACAGCTGGAATAAAAATGGGTCAAGTAATAGCTAAACATCTAAAAAACAAAGATAAAGGCGATGTAATTATCAGTATGCCAGACAAAAATCGAGCAAATATAGTTGATCGTCTAAAAGGAATAGAGGATGAACTAAAGAAATACAATACAATAAAAATAGTTGATATGGATTATGGAAAGGTAAACACAGCTGAAAGAATTAAAAATTTAGAAGAGCTCATTAGAAAATACCCACATTTTGATCTTATGGCAGGACTTGATGCTCAGTTTTGTGAAATAGTTGAAGTGCTTAGAAGAAAAATAAATTTGAAAGATAAGATTTTTATCGGTTTTGATAACATACCCAAAAACATTGAACTTCTTGAAAAAGGCGTTGTTGATGCAATAGTAGCCCAACGTCAAGAACTGTTTATCAATATTGCAATAAGAAAAATACATAGTTACGAAGAAGGAAAACCGGAAATTGACATTGAGCTGTTAGATACCTACGAAATCAATAAAATTAATGTAAATGCACTACTAGCATTAAAAAAAGAACGATAA
- the mgtE gene encoding magnesium transporter, with amino-acid sequence MIVEELEKLLEEKKYIEFKEKIQDMPPQDVAELLEELESTQTIIAFRLLPKEKAADVFSYLPSELQAKISLAIDDKKLMEILDDLFFDDKIDFLEEMPANVVSRILKNSTEAERKLINQFLKYPPNSAGSLMTIEFIDLKKERTVQEALDKIRREGQDVEMVYNCYVTDSKRKLEGIVSLKELVLAPPDAKVEDIMLKEIIYVNTHDDQETVAQIFRKYDLIVVPVVDSEKRLVGIITVDDILDAIEEETTEDIHHIGGMSPSDKPYMITSPFTLAKKRFWWLLILMISGTISAYIISKYEAALQQVVGLIAFIPILMDTTGNAGSQSSAMVIRSLTLGEIKYKDILKVIWKEIQISVIIVIGLALVNFLKIYFLEGYPAEIAFTVSIALMSAVCVANVIGGALPIIAQLLHIDPTVMAGPLITTIVDSLSLTIYFALATHLLNISV; translated from the coding sequence ATGATCGTTGAAGAACTTGAAAAACTTCTCGAAGAGAAAAAGTATATAGAATTTAAGGAAAAAATTCAAGACATGCCACCTCAAGATGTAGCAGAATTATTGGAGGAGCTCGAGTCAACCCAGACAATCATTGCTTTTAGACTCCTCCCAAAAGAAAAAGCTGCAGATGTTTTTTCTTATCTTCCATCGGAATTACAAGCTAAAATATCCCTAGCGATTGATGATAAAAAACTTATGGAGATATTAGATGATTTATTTTTTGATGATAAGATAGATTTTTTGGAAGAAATGCCCGCTAATGTCGTTAGTAGAATTCTGAAAAACTCTACTGAAGCAGAACGTAAACTAATTAATCAATTTTTAAAGTATCCTCCAAACTCTGCAGGGAGTTTAATGACAATAGAATTTATCGATCTCAAAAAAGAGAGAACTGTACAAGAAGCCCTTGACAAAATCAGAAGAGAAGGTCAAGATGTTGAAATGGTTTATAATTGTTATGTAACCGATTCAAAAAGAAAATTGGAGGGGATAGTTTCCTTAAAAGAGCTTGTATTAGCGCCACCTGATGCAAAAGTAGAAGATATTATGCTTAAAGAAATAATTTATGTTAACACGCATGATGATCAAGAAACTGTTGCTCAAATCTTTAGAAAATATGATTTAATTGTTGTTCCAGTCGTAGATAGTGAAAAAAGGTTAGTAGGGATAATAACAGTTGATGACATCTTAGATGCGATTGAAGAAGAAACCACAGAAGATATTCATCACATCGGAGGTATGTCACCCAGTGATAAACCTTATATGATCACTAGTCCTTTTACCTTGGCAAAAAAAAGATTTTGGTGGCTTTTAATATTAATGATCTCTGGAACTATAAGTGCATACATAATTAGTAAATATGAAGCCGCCCTTCAACAAGTAGTTGGATTAATTGCTTTTATTCCCATTTTAATGGATACTACAGGTAATGCCGGCTCTCAATCTTCTGCAATGGTGATAAGAAGTTTAACATTAGGTGAAATTAAATACAAAGATATACTTAAAGTCATTTGGAAAGAAATACAGATAAGTGTAATCATTGTTATTGGGTTAGCTTTGGTTAACTTTTTAAAAATTTATTTTTTAGAGGGTTATCCTGCAGAAATAGCGTTTACAGTTTCTATTGCTTTAATGTCTGCAGTTTGTGTTGCTAATGTAATAGGTGGAGCTTTACCTATTATTGCCCAATTACTACATATTGATCCGACTGTAATGGCTGGTCCATTAATCACAACTATTGTAGATTCACTTTCTTTAACTATTTATTTTGCCTTAGCCACCCATTTATTAAATATTTCCGTTTAG
- a CDS encoding sugar ABC transporter substrate-binding protein yields MKKTLFLTLILVLTFCFSMGAVTLKILVRPDEGGVIELYTKEFEKLTGVKVVVDYIGWDQISIKTTTALMNKGGGYDIIFIPSAEKSRFATMGQFVDLNEWFTEDEKNEFLKSFVDYYSHEGQWIGVPWYSGSAHFVYNEKYLQDANVNSENLSTWQDVLNASKAIVEKSNAEYAFTPSCKYPGNYYFNYGTILLAMGGQFFDENLNPVFNTGIGVEALELLVEGVNQGVFNPAGVSLDDYETLKIFQAGKSAFMLNSTWSANQAMLPEASTVTDYAKVRMIPGGKNSETGGLIYGGAFGITKASQHKEEAVELVKLLTGTEAQMMHAISGFNLPTRNSLFEGSRLEAINKAWPVYGELVAQVEVGSFGPDVVWLDPFRRTLATAVQDAISGKKTPKEALDWAARQAIDIKSQYE; encoded by the coding sequence ATGAAAAAAACACTGTTTCTCACTTTAATTCTTGTTTTGACATTTTGTTTCTCTATGGGAGCTGTAACTTTAAAAATTTTGGTTAGACCCGATGAAGGTGGAGTTATAGAACTATATACAAAAGAATTTGAAAAACTAACAGGTGTTAAGGTTGTAGTGGACTATATTGGCTGGGATCAGATAAGTATCAAAACAACAACAGCTTTAATGAATAAAGGTGGAGGGTACGACATCATTTTTATACCTTCTGCAGAAAAATCAAGATTCGCTACAATGGGACAATTTGTTGATTTAAACGAATGGTTCACCGAAGATGAAAAAAACGAATTTTTAAAGAGTTTTGTAGATTATTATTCTCACGAAGGTCAATGGATTGGAGTTCCCTGGTACAGTGGTAGTGCTCATTTTGTGTATAATGAAAAGTATTTACAAGATGCAAATGTGAATTCTGAGAACTTATCCACTTGGCAAGATGTCCTTAATGCAAGTAAGGCAATTGTCGAAAAAAGTAATGCCGAATACGCCTTTACACCAAGTTGTAAATATCCTGGTAATTACTATTTTAATTATGGAACAATTCTGTTAGCAATGGGAGGTCAGTTTTTCGACGAAAATCTTAACCCAGTATTCAACACTGGAATTGGTGTAGAAGCCTTGGAACTCTTGGTTGAGGGAGTTAATCAAGGAGTATTTAACCCAGCAGGAGTTTCTCTTGACGATTACGAAACCTTGAAGATTTTCCAAGCAGGAAAAAGTGCTTTTATGCTAAATTCCACTTGGTCTGCTAATCAAGCAATGCTGCCTGAAGCTTCAACAGTTACAGATTATGCTAAAGTTAGAATGATTCCTGGAGGAAAAAATTCTGAAACAGGCGGTCTTATTTATGGAGGAGCTTTTGGTATAACGAAAGCCTCACAGCATAAAGAAGAAGCTGTTGAGCTTGTAAAACTTCTCACTGGTACAGAAGCTCAAATGATGCATGCAATATCGGGATTTAATCTTCCAACTAGAAATAGCTTATTCGAAGGTTCAAGGTTAGAAGCTATAAATAAAGCGTGGCCGGTTTATGGTGAATTGGTTGCTCAAGTTGAAGTGGGTAGTTTTGGACCCGATGTAGTATGGTTAGATCCTTTCAGAAGAACACTAGCTACAGCCGTACAAGATGCCATTTCAGGCAAAAAAACTCCTAAAGAAGCTCTAGATTGGGCAGCTAGACAGGCTATTGATATTAAATCTCAGTATGAATGA
- a CDS encoding carbohydrate ABC transporter permease codes for MIRKRKKNTLFKVLIYLSAVVLTLYILGPFLWMFISSISPEIELISGSRKWFPSNPTLKRYEVLINKVEGARFRTAFFNSLIVATISTILTMFFGTLAAYCYARFKFKGKKSMVLGILFTQMLPGAAIAIPIYLFMSSLNLLDTKVGLILVYTGFIMPVAIWILKNYFISIPQEIEEAAIIDGATTFQILFRIIIPLVTPALFATGLYSFITTWNEFFFALILTGSNSKTIPVAITEFSTQGGVDYGMMCTAGVIGSIIPLVIAIIFKDYLVSGLTAGWAK; via the coding sequence TTGATTAGAAAACGTAAGAAAAACACACTTTTCAAAGTACTAATTTATCTTTCTGCGGTGGTTTTAACTTTATATATTTTGGGGCCATTCCTTTGGATGTTTATCTCAAGTATTTCACCAGAGATTGAATTAATAAGCGGTTCTCGTAAATGGTTTCCTTCTAATCCCACCTTAAAAAGATATGAAGTGCTCATAAATAAAGTAGAAGGAGCAAGATTTAGAACAGCTTTTTTTAATAGTCTCATAGTTGCGACAATTTCTACAATCTTGACAATGTTTTTCGGAACTCTCGCAGCTTATTGTTATGCAAGATTTAAGTTTAAAGGCAAAAAATCGATGGTCCTCGGTATTTTATTTACCCAGATGCTTCCTGGGGCAGCTATCGCGATTCCCATTTATCTTTTTATGAGCTCTTTGAATCTTCTTGACACTAAGGTTGGCTTGATTCTTGTTTACACAGGTTTTATAATGCCTGTTGCAATTTGGATACTAAAAAACTATTTTATAAGTATTCCTCAAGAAATAGAAGAAGCTGCCATAATAGATGGAGCAACAACTTTTCAAATCTTGTTTAGAATTATTATTCCGCTAGTTACACCGGCTCTTTTTGCTACCGGTCTATATTCTTTTATTACAACCTGGAATGAATTCTTTTTCGCGTTGATATTAACAGGATCAAATTCTAAAACAATTCCTGTAGCAATTACCGAGTTCAGTACCCAAGGAGGAGTCGATTATGGAATGATGTGTACCGCTGGAGTGATAGGCTCGATAATTCCATTAGTAATTGCTATAATTTTTAAAGATTACCTTGTAAGCGGATTGACTGCGGGTTGGGCTAAGTAA
- a CDS encoding sugar isomerase domain-containing protein — translation MTRLYFEKYLEGVEGIINNIKKENEAIEKVSKIMVDCIYNGGFVHLFGSGHSVIPALDAFPRYGSFIGLNALTDPRLMWFSPTGPASAPGLLIIERKEGYVKDAYLRYQPIRKGDVMIVYSHGGVNAAPVEAALYGKEVGAKVVAITSLENQKRAKATHSSGKKLSDIADVLIDNCVPHEDAIVPLEGRNEKVGATSSIATIAITQSLLVETATILNNKSYDLKIFVSPNVPGFGVEYNITVFDEHNRKITKH, via the coding sequence ATGACGAGGTTGTATTTTGAAAAATATTTAGAGGGTGTAGAAGGAATAATTAACAACATTAAAAAGGAAAACGAAGCAATTGAAAAAGTGAGTAAGATAATGGTAGATTGTATTTACAACGGTGGATTTGTTCATCTTTTTGGTAGCGGACATTCCGTAATTCCTGCGTTGGATGCTTTCCCAAGATATGGTAGTTTTATTGGTTTAAACGCACTCACAGATCCTAGACTTATGTGGTTTAGTCCGACAGGTCCTGCAAGTGCTCCTGGTCTTCTTATTATAGAAAGAAAAGAAGGATACGTTAAAGATGCATATTTGAGATATCAACCAATAAGAAAAGGCGACGTTATGATTGTATATTCTCACGGAGGGGTAAATGCTGCACCCGTTGAGGCTGCATTATATGGAAAAGAAGTAGGTGCAAAGGTTGTGGCGATTACTTCTTTAGAAAATCAAAAGAGGGCAAAGGCAACCCATTCTTCTGGTAAAAAACTTTCAGACATTGCAGACGTCCTGATAGACAATTGTGTTCCGCATGAAGACGCTATCGTACCTTTAGAAGGTAGAAATGAAAAAGTTGGAGCTACATCTTCAATTGCTACTATCGCTATCACTCAGTCACTATTGGTAGAAACTGCAACTATATTAAACAACAAGAGTTATGATTTGAAAATTTTTGTATCTCCAAACGTGCCAGGATTTGGAGTAGAGTATAACATTACAGTCTTTGACGAGCACAACAGAAAAATAACAAAACATTAG
- a CDS encoding GyrI-like domain-containing protein, which yields MPKNKPSIVDVPTMNYIAVRGSGNPNLEGSEYKESISLLYGIAFTIKMSKMGDYQIEGYFDYVVPPLEGFWWQENAKGIYYAHKENFKFISIIRLPDFVKKEDFDWAVAETSKKKKKDFSKVEFLTYEEGLCVQCMHIGPYDDEPATIQLMHEYMRKEGYELDITEKRFHHEIYLSDVRKVAPERLKTVIRHPIKKV from the coding sequence ATGCCAAAGAATAAACCAAGTATTGTAGATGTCCCAACTATGAACTATATTGCAGTTCGTGGTTCGGGTAATCCTAATTTGGAAGGCAGTGAATACAAAGAATCAATAAGTTTACTTTATGGCATTGCCTTTACTATAAAAATGAGTAAGATGGGAGACTACCAGATAGAAGGATATTTTGACTATGTCGTACCTCCTTTGGAGGGATTTTGGTGGCAGGAAAATGCTAAAGGAATTTATTATGCGCATAAAGAGAATTTTAAGTTTATTTCTATAATTCGTTTACCGGATTTTGTGAAAAAAGAAGATTTTGATTGGGCGGTAGCAGAAACTTCAAAGAAAAAGAAAAAAGATTTTTCCAAAGTTGAGTTTTTGACTTATGAAGAAGGCTTATGTGTACAGTGTATGCACATAGGACCCTATGATGACGAACCTGCGACTATTCAACTTATGCATGAATATATGAGAAAAGAAGGATATGAGCTTGATATTACAGAGAAGAGGTTTCATCACGAAATTTATCTTAGTGATGTTAGAAAGGTTGCTCCAGAAAGGTTAAAAACTGTTATAAGACATCCTATAAAAAAGGTATGA